Proteins encoded within one genomic window of Setaria italica strain Yugu1 chromosome IV, Setaria_italica_v2.0, whole genome shotgun sequence:
- the LOC101767200 gene encoding exocyst complex component EXO70H1, whose translation MASPSPRRHALPPPGHHRRTLSSTLVDESVAAAAALVHKWHPDDAPAGGSLFLHGAEEDEARRFLRAAADLHRAMLFFASDVAHGSSHGLVEAQALLQTAMRRLDLELRVLLDDIDSIQSDHAADASRSRNNICAVAEAMMAAGYGKECISTFKTRRRAALTASLRRLLGFSPPVDHLHKITWDQLDARIIPSWLAAATAAFGSLFPAEKDLCDAVFAGDNAAVGEAVFAAVANDQATGLLAVTEAAAARARRAPERLFRVLDVHDALTEALPALLSVFGDGSEVAARAALSVAKVGEAARGALGSLEAAIQKEPSKATAAGGAVHPLTRYVMNYVVFLADYKEGLALLYDYDYDSDSSEQASPSVIHRLVSALLSKLEAKAGCYREAALSYLFLANNTRYVANKVAGSGQLRGVLGDGWAEAQSAKARAHVGVYVRAAWGKVTSLCTQQGGAEPEAVEAAVMESVGMQEQWVAADDETGEALRAAATAAVVPKYRMFYRRHGAAVRLTPGDVTAMIAALFGGPLDLVSQRHQEDPNPYRDPTRSPRQLFT comes from the coding sequence ATGGCCTCCCCAtcgccacgccgccacgccctccctccgccgggccaccaccgccgcacgCTCTCTTCCACGCTCGTCGACGagagcgtcgccgccgccgccgcgctcgtccACAAGTGGCACCCCGACGACGCGCCCGCTGGCGGCTCTCTCTTCCTccacggcgcggaggaggacgaggcccGGCGcttcctgcgcgccgccgccgacctccacCGCGCCATGCTCTTCTTCGCCTCCGACGTCGCCCACGGCAGCAGCCACGGCCTCGTCGAAGCGCAGGCGCTGCTCCAGACCGCCATGCGCAGGCTCGACCTCGAGCTCCGAGTTCTCCTCGACGACATCGACAGCATCCAATCAGACCACGCCGCCGACGCCTCTCGCTCTCGCAACAACATCTGCGCCGTCGCGGAGGCCATGATGGCCGCCGGATACGGCAAGGAGTGCATCTCCACGTTCAagacccgccgccgcgccgcgctgacCGCCTCGCTGCGGCGTCTGCTCGGCTTCTCGCCTCCCGTCGACCACCTGCATAAGATCACCTGGGACCAGCTCGACGCCCGCATCATACCCTCCTGGCTCGCCGCCGCGACCGCCGCCTTCGGCTCCCTCTTCCCCGCGGAGAAAGACCTCTGCGATGCGGTCTTCGCCGGCGACAACGCAGCCGTCGGCGAAGCGGTTTTCGCGGCCGTGGCCAACGACCAGGCCACCGGCCTCCTTGCCGTCACGGAGGCCGCCGCGGCACGGGCGAGGCGCGCCCCGGAGCGCCTGTTCCGGGTGCTGGACGTGCACGACGCCCTCACCGAGGCGCTGCCGGCGCTCTTGTCCGTGTTCGGGGACGGCTCCGAggtcgccgcccgcgccgccctttCCGTCGCCAAGGTTGGCGAGGCCGCTCGCGGGGCCCTGGGCAGCTTGGAGGCCGCCATCCAGAAGGAGCCATCCAaggccacggcggccggcggcgccgtgcaCCCGCTGACCCGCTACGTGATGAACTATGTCGTCTTCCTCGCCGACTACAAGGAGGGCCTTGCTCTGCTCTACGACTACGACTACGACTCCGACTCCTCCGAGCAAGCATCGCCGTCGGTGATCCATCGGTTGGTGTCGGCTCTGCTAAGCAAGCTGGAGGCCAAGGCCGGGTGCTACCGGGAAGCGGCGCTCAGCTACCTCTTCCTGGCGAACAACACGCGGTACGTGGCCAACAAGGTCGCCGGCAGCGGCCAGCTGCGGGGGGTCCTCGGCGACGGGTGGGCGGAGGCGCAGAGCGCCAAAGCGCGGGCGCACGTCGGCGTGTACGTGCGCGCGGCGTGGGGCAAGGTGACCTCCCTGTGCACGCAGCAGGGAGGAGCTGAGCCTGAggccgtggaggcggcggtgatggAATCCGTGGGCATGCAGGAGCAgtgggtggcggcggacgacgaGACGGGCGAGGCGTtaagggcggcggcgacggcggcggtggtgcccAAGTACAGGATGTTCTACAGGCGGCACGGCGCCGCGGTGAGGCTCACGCCGGGGGACGTCACCGCCATGATCGCCGCTCTCTTTGGCGGGCCTCTGGATCTGGTTTCGCAACGCCATCAGGAGGATCCAAATCCATACCGCGATCCAACAAGGAGCCCGCGGCAGCTGTTCACGTAA